GAGGGCGGTGAAGGCATCGAGCGGCTGCGCGCAGAGGTAGTCGTCGAGGCCGACCTTGGCGCCGTCCGGGCCGGACGGGAGCTTCAGCACGCTGACCCTGGCACCGCGCCCCTCGATCTCCTTGCCGAGGGCGAAGACCGGCTGCAGGAGATCCGGGCGCGTCCAGACATCCGAGTCCGGGACGATCCCCGTCTCGCGCTCGCACCAGTCGATGCGGTCGAGGTCCGCGATCGGCCGGCCGCCGTGCTGCCAGTTCCAGAGTCCGCCGACCGCCATGCAGGCGAGGCCGTCCTGATTCGCCTTGAGCGCCTTCTTCTCGCCCTCCGTGATCAGAAGCGGGACGGTCGGATCGGCAAGGGCCGCGTGGGCGCGCGCCGGGATGTAGAGCCTGGGCGGCGTCCCCGCGCGCTGGTAGTAGCGCATCGTGTGGCCCTGGCCGTCGGGGACAGGAGGGAAGAGCTTGCAGCGGAGGAAGGCGTTATCGCGGCGTCGGGGCCCACCGCCGGAGCCGCCGCTGTCGAGGGAGCTGCTGTTGCCGTGTGAGGCGGCGCCGCCCTCCGGCGCAGCGCTCGGGCGAGAGGCGGCGCTCGCGCGCGGGGCGCCGCATCCCAGCGAGGCCCCCTCGTAGGGAAAGACGAGGACGTGCCGGACCTTCTCGGCGAGCCGGGGGCCGAGCAGTCGCGCGAGATCGCCGGGCGGCGGCGTGTGGAGGCCGGCCTCGATGATCGTGGCATCGGAGAGTCCTGATCGGCGCAGATCATCGAGGGCCTCCGTGTGGAGAGACAGCGCGCTCGTGGCTCGCGCGGCTGGCTGCGCGGGCTCCGGCGCGCCGTGCGGGGTCGGATCCCCGGCGTCGGGTCCGGGCAGACTCCCGGGCGCATCTCCTCGCGCGAGGCCAGACGTCATGCTCGGCCCCGGCACCTCACGCGGGTCCAGCCCGTCGCCCGCGCCCGGCGTGGCGGGCGGGGCCAGCCCGTCCAGCGAGCCCGGCGTGTCGCGCGGGGTCGAACCCGCGGCCACGGGCGGGCCCACTTGCTCGGCCTCATCTCGAAACGCTCGGCCGACCGTCATCCTCGGCCCCAGAGCCCGCGCCGCGCCTCCCGGGCCTCGCGCTGGAGATTCAGGAAGCGCCGCTGGTACTTCACGTTCGGCGGGATCGTCATGACCTGGGCGTAGCCCAGGCGGACCATCTCCGCGTTCGCGATCACACGCTTCTTCGCCTGCTCGACCCACACGTAGGCGAGGAGGCGCCCATATCCATCACGGCGGACCGTATCAAGCTCCAGGCGCACGTCCCGCCCGGCCACGAGCCGCTGATTGACCTCGCGGGCCCGGGCGCCTCCCTCGCGCCAGCCGCGGGCTTGAGGATGCGGGATCTCCGGGGCGTTGACGCCGATGTAGCGCACCTTCTCGAGCCGCTGGCCGACTTGCACGTGGATCGTATCCCCGTCCACGACCCAGACCACGCGGCCCCTCATCGAGGCTCGTGGTTCCGTTCCGCGCCGGGATGCGCGCCGAGAAACTCCGCCCACGCCGTCCGCCGGGCGAAGTCCAGCTCTTGGTAGTGGGCGGAGGAGTCGCGGTATGCCGGGACGTGGAGCGAGAGCCCGCGGCCAGGGCGGCAAGCTCACCGCGGGCCCGTGATCCCGAAGTCGCGCATCAGGCGGAGCAGATAGGTCCGCTGGAGCCCGAGTGTCCGCGCCGCCCGCGTGCGGTTGCCGCCGCTCTGGCGCAGCGCGCCCGCGATCAGGCCCCGCTTGAAGCCGAGAATGGCCGCATGCCAGGTCTCCGCTGCGGCCGGCGAGGCCAGCGCCGCCGAAGGCCGCTCCGGCAGCAATGTGCGCGTCGGCGGTGAGGTGCGCGGTGAAGTCAGCCACAGGGCCGCGACGGTCGGCATGGTCGTCATCTCCCTTCTCCCAGATAGGCCTCGAGGAACTCCGCCCAGCGGGTGCGCCGGGCGAAGTCGAGCGCCTGGTACTGCACGGACGGGTTCCGGTAGGCCGGGAAGTAGATGGACAGCCCCCGCGCCGGGGCCATCCGCGGGCCGGCATAGGCCTCGGCGATGAGGGGGCTCTCTGCGCCCTGGCCCTCGATGGCACGGCGCACGGCGCCGCAGGCCTGACGGATGATGCGCGCGTCGGTGGCCCGGCCAAGCTCCACGGCGAAGTGGTGGAGGTCCACATACGCGTGCTCGAAGAAGTGAAGCGCGCGGCGCCAGGCCAGATGTAGCGCCGTGGCGACATGCGCGCGACGCACGTCGCGGAGCAGCGCCCGCGCGAGGCCATCCACCGCCTCCACCAGATCGTCGAGCCGGCCGAGATCGACGGCGGACTGTGTCGCCTCCTCGGCGCCGTGCCGGTAGGACTCGACGTAGCGCTGGACGATGGTGGCGCCGAGCTCGGCGGGCGTCATCGTCGGGTTCTTCGTGAGGTCGCCAAGAATGGCCGAGTGGGGCCAGCCGGGGCCGGGCTCGAGCTCCTCGGAGCCCACCAGGACCTGGGCGTGGTCCCGGAGTTGGTAGGCGACCTCGATCATGGTCATGAGGCAGGCGTCCATGCCGACCACCTCCACCTTGCGCCCGAGGAGGCGGTGGGCCCGGGCCAGCAGGCGCTTGAGCTCCTGGTTGTCGAGGCAATCGCCGGAGGTGTCGTCGTAGGCAATGCCGCGGCTGATCGGCGGCTGCTGCTGGAGCTGCTCGCGGGTGGTGTGGAAGAGCGGGCGCTTCCGCCGGCGCCGCCGAGGCTCGGTGGCC
The sequence above is a segment of the Candidatus Rokuibacteriota bacterium genome. Coding sequences within it:
- a CDS encoding thermonuclease family protein — its product is MRGRVVWVVDGDTIHVQVGQRLEKVRYIGVNAPEIPHPQARGWREGGARAREVNQRLVAGRDVRLELDTVRRDGYGRLLAYVWVEQAKKRVIANAEMVRLGYAQVMTIPPNVKYQRRFLNLQREAREARRGLWGRG